ATAACGAATTCGAAACGCCGAAACGAGATTTGACTTCGCCCTTCTTGGTTCCCATCGACAATGCGTTTCTCGTGCCGGGACGTGGCACCGTAGTGGTTGGCACCATCAAACGTGGCATCGTTCACAAAAATTGCGACGCCGAGTTACTCGGTTTTGACGAACAAATCAAAACAACGGTCTCAGACTTGCaagttttcaataaaagtGTCCAGCAAGCGCAAGCGGGCGATAATATCGGAGCTTTATTGCGAGCTGTGAAGCTAAGTTCCGTTTCGAAAGGAATGTTATTAGTCGCAACGGGCAGTGAACGCATCTCCAACCACTTTCAAGCTTCCATGTACTTGTTGACGAAAGGCGAGGGAGGTCGTTCGAAGCCATTGACATCGAAATACATCCAACAAATGTTCAGTCGAACGTGGAATATTCCGTGTCGCGTGGATCTGTTCGACGAAAATGGGCAGGAAGCGAATATGATGATGCCAGGCGATCATGGACCCGTGAGATTGACGACTTTCCGTAAAATGGTGATGAATAACGGACAAACATTCACGATACGGGAACAAGGCATGACTGTGGCAACGGGAATGATCACAAAAGTACTCGATCCACTCACGTTACCGCAAAATAAGTTGTCAAAAGTCATAATAACGTGTTAAtagttaattttacaaaagattttagagcaatttttgtatatttttttttattcccatATAACTTAAAGGACCaaacctttattttttttttgaacttaaggATTTTAAGTCGAATGAGATCTCAATTTTTCGTTAGTAatgagttaattaattatgaacaaaaaattgagatttgattttattttcatcagagtcgaaaaaaattttaagtcaaacttttaagtaaaattaatgcttttgtttgaaaataagtcaaattcaaaagtttaagtacgcttaagttaaaattttagtaatctaaatcaaaacttaattttaaaacaaattttttagtgaaaattgtttgacaacacggattttttttatgcttaactgcaaattttctttttatgtaaaattttaattatttttcttccatatttaatttaaaaaattagagctataaaaacttttgactctAACTGACTTAaactaaagacaaaaaattaaaatatgacttaacttaattcactttttttttgataatttttaaaaatatttttttttctaaatttggttaaaaatctaaaaaaagttgacttaagcttaagtctattaagtcaaaaaattttttgtctttagttTAAGTCAGCTTCAGTTagagtcaaaagtttttatatctctaattttttaaataaaatacgtttttagaaaaataattcaaaaattgtacataaaaagaaaatttgaaggaaattttgcaGTTAAccataacaaaaaatctttaaaaagagGTCTTAAACTTTTAgttgttttctttaatttaattttttaacaaagtttCCTTTActgacattttcttttttgctacgaaggttaattattttactacaAACGTTAGAAAATTAAcgattttgtatgattttaaaaaatttagaattaagttttgacttaattgacttaaaatttcaacttaagaTTAAGTaaattaccttaaaatttttttactcttgtcataaaagtcaaaattcacCTTCGTTTGActaattttcaagcaaaagcATTAAGTCGACTTTTaactcaaaagttttttcgactctgatattattttaatgacttaATTCGACTTAAAATCCTTacgttaatgaaaaaaattaagaatttgacCAGTAAAATTTGAACTACAATCCCATTTTATTGCGGCGAAAGTGCTTCCTTGACGTGTTTTGGAAtgttttcaacaattttctcaTGCGAGATTTCCTTTGTCGTTGCCAGGACGCCACTTTTGTTCACCGGATGCACATCAGCGGCATACGAATAATGCTCGCCCTTCATATTGGTCAAAATCCCGCCAGCAGCTTCCAAAATGGCTTCCGGTGCCGCCGTATCCCATCTTTTGCAACCAGCTGACGCAAAGACATACGCATTCGCTTTTCCCTCAAGCAACTGCAAAACCTTGTAACCAGCTCCGCCAACACGGATAATCTCATCGGCATTCACGGCATCCAACGCTGCTTGCACAATCGCGTTCGAATGGGATCGCGTAGTTGTCACAACTAATTTATTGTCTGGCACTTGTTTTGTCGCAATTCCACCGATGCCGACACCTTTCATGCCCCAAATTGTTCGTCCGACGGAATTATCGCTATGTTTGAAGTACGGCTGATGAATGACGCCGGCAACAGCTCTCGTATTCACGGCAATTCCAATCAACACGGTGACATGCTCCAAAAATCCCTGCGTATATTCCGTGGTTCCGTCCAACGGATCGACCCAAACGACGATTTGATCTTCTTTCGTGTCTTTAAACTCGGCGGGACATTCGTGCGACGCAAGAAATTCTTCATCCACATCCGTGATGAGCCATTCTTTGGGCACATTCAAGTCCGATTGCCCTTCTTCGCCGATAATTTTGACTTTGGGAAAGAGTTTTGTCAGTGAGGCGAGGATTAGACGTTGCGAGGAACGATCTGCTTCGGTTTGCGGGTCATCAACACCCTTTTCGACAATCCCAAGTTCTCCTTTTTCCATGACATTGCGGATTATTTTGCCAGCGTGACCAGCAATTTTGATGGAGCTTGCCAATAGTTGCAAGACAAGTGGTTTCTGGACAAGActcatgtttattttatttcttatctcGAATGTAGGTCacgaaatttctcttttttcttgtgaatttttcgataatttccttaatttacgtgaaatttgtacaaatcatcaatttcttaaaggctaaaatttttttaattcaattggaTGGCAAGTgctgacacaaaaaatgaaaataatctcttcaaatatttgacttctttcccctttaatgtttttttttcgggaaaatgTCATGCAAGCCACTCATTTGGCATTTGAAAAGTATCTCTCCGTTCAAATCGTTGTCAGAATCTGAACACTTTCTTCAAACAAGTCTTCTGTTCCGGGATTTTCGGTGATTCCTTGGAAAAAATAACTCGCGTTGAGCTCATCTCGGGTCGCTGGAGCTTCTTCAGGCTCGTAAATGTAATTTTGCTGCGATGCTTTTAGCAGGAAGTCATCAATGCTGTTGTTGCAGACACTCAAATCGATtctgaatgattttttcttgctttttaacAGCACAGAGTCATCCTTTGAGAGAAATTGGGTCACCCGAGGTTCATCATAGAATAATTTGAGGCCATCAAGTTGACTTTTATCTGGTTTTTGTTCGAGAATGCCGTTGATGACGTCAATATAAGAGCCACTCATGTCCTCGTCATCGCTAAAATCGGAAGGAACGTTGATAGCAAAGGAGATTTCGCGTTTTCTGTTGATGATTTGTAAAGGAGTTCGTGTTTTTGgagagattttttgtgttggcGTCGATTGAGCAAGTGCTCCGAGctgtaaaaactttgaaattggttgaatTCCCTTCTCGAGTTGTTTTTTCGGGGCTTTTTTCGTtggttttttacttttttcgacATCATTTATGGCTTCTATCAGTCCTGACATGTCGTTCAACGAtgaattttgagcttttttcgcttttttacgGATTCTAGGAGTGTTTTCGCCATCAACTTGTTTCTTTCTTCGAGTTGTGGTCTTCTTTGGCTTTTGTGTTAGCTCGAGATATCGTTCTACGATTGCGGGATATGCTTTTTCCACGAGTATTTTTGGTTCAACGGTACTCCATAACAGGTCCAAACCTTCTTTAGGGTGCTCAATTTCGAAAGCTTTGATTTCCTCAACTGAAAAAATCGCATCAAAGCATTTATCGGTGTCCTCCCATAAAATCTCGTAGCTCTCAACTCCTTTCAAAACAcgttttttcacgatttttgatGGGTACACGCTTCCTCTGGTAAATTTTGTGTGCGGATCTTTGCTTAAAGCAGTCAACTGCCATCTCGTAAGTATCGGAAGAATTTTTTGGAAGCAATAAATTTCCGGCCATTGAAGTAATTTCGACAGagttttcacgaattttacaatatttggTTGTTTCCAGTCCATATCTAGCTCTCTGCTGTCCGGTAATTGCGGTTCTTGCAAAAATTCTTCGATTATATCTTCTTGCGGGAAGTCCTCTTGAACCAAAGCTTTCTTCCGGATTTGTAATTCTGCTTTTATGATTAATCTTTGTTCCTTCCACACACTTCCGTCACATCCGAGGGACGTTCGACACGAGCTACATCCGGATTTGGAGTGTTTCTGCGCCGTTCCGTAATGCCCGCAGTTGTTGCAGTAACTTTTATCATCGACTTTTAGCTCCGTTGCTGtgagattttcatttttatcgcGCCATTCGcgcattttttgcaaaatttcgtCATCTTTGTACATTGCGAACAACTTCAAAACGGAATCTTTTCCAATTCCATCGACTCCGGGACAATAATCGCATCCGCAAAGCAACGCAAGGACAACTGCTTTGTTCTGTTTGATGTCCAAAGCCTGCCAAATTCGGGTCATATCGTAAATATCAACCGATCCACCTTGAGCAGCGGTCTTTCCTTGCTTCGAAACACTAAAATTACGATAAACGCAAGTCGCTCCGTACCCAAAACAGTCGGAATCTTGCGAAATTATCCCGTCAAGGTAGCCAAGTTTGTTCAGCCACGCACAAAGAGCTTCAGCTTCGCCAATCGCTTGGATCGTGGAGATTCCCAGTGTCGCCAGTAAGTCACTACATTGCTTAAGAACGTATTTAAAACGAGTTCTGCCCTTTAATTCTTTCTTTTTGGACTTGACGCTATCCGAATCGCCTTCAGGACGAGGTCGAGCGCCGATAAACTGAATTTCGTTGCGTTTTTGGATCGTTAGATGTTTCAATTTCGGTGCTTCGCCATCGAGAATGAACACCGGCTGGATATCCATCAACAATAAATACGCAGTACGGAAGaataaattgctaaaaaaacaaaattttaatagaaaatctacgaaaattgaggaaatttcTTACCGCAAGTACATTTTCGGTTGAACAAAGTAATCAACAACACACTGGCTCTCACAAATCCATCCCGACAAGTCGATTCCaacctaaaaaatgaaaaatttttaatgacaactcgtaaaaaagacaaaaaggaAGTCACCTTTTGACCCTCCAGCACATGAAGAGGCTTCCTTTCACAATAAGGCGTCAAAATATTCCACAAATCTTTAATTCCCATAACTGCTTTTGCggttttttgacaatttttcaattttgacaatCAGTTGTCAGCGACTTTGACACATTTGACTTTGTTACATAAACACGAAATTTTGGGATCTTTTtcggtaaaatttaattaaaatcccgCATAAATGGCATCTTTGCTCCGAAGCATCTCTCTTGGCTTGAGAACAGGTGCCAACAAGGGTTGTGGTAAGTGtcaattatgaaattatttgcgAAATTCGtcgtaaaatcgatttttctttgtagCAGTTGTTCGTGCAAATCCACAATTCTTGGCCAGATACCTTGCAAGCGATAGTGCTCCAGCGAAAAAGGAGGAAACGAAacgtaaattttgattttttgtcattttcgggacttttttcattaaattttgtcattttttagcaACAATTCGCAAGGCAAACCCCGTAGAAAAGGCCCAATTGACAGATTTTGGCAAATACGTCGCCGACTGCCTCCCGAAATTCGTGCAAAAAGTCCAATTAACTGCCGGCAATGAATTGGAAATTCTCGTCGCGCCCGAAGGCGTCGTTCCCGTCATGCAATTCCTGAAGGATCACCACAACGCGCAATTCAGCAATCTCACGGACATTGCTGGCATGGATGTTCCCTGTCGTCCCTACCGTTTCGAGATCATTTACAACATCCTGTCGTTGCGTTACAACTCGCGCATTCGTGTCAAGACCTACACCGACGAATTGACGCCCGTTGATTCCGTAAACGAGGTTTACAAAGCTGCCAACTGGTATGAACGTGAAATTTGGGACATGTATGGCGTTTTCTTTGCCAATCATCCGGATTTGCGACGCATCTTGACGGATTACGGTTTCGAGGGGCATCCACAACGTCGGGACTTTCCGTTGTCGGGTTATGTTGAGTTGCGATATGACGACGAGAAGAAACGTGTGGTCGTTGAACCACTGGAATTAGCGCAGGAATTCCGTAAATTTGACTTGTCGGCACCGTGGGAGCAATTCCCGCAATTTAGAAATGCGAATCCCGCAGTGGAGGCGATCGAGACGAAGAATGATGATGgaaagaagtaaaaattttgtctctgTGCTTAGGAATCTATGAAGATTTGTTGTATAAAAAACCCATTAATCGATAATTGAATCAAatggtttttcattttttgacctttgCGAACGGCTCCggaaatttctcacaaatttcataaattacgcttcaattttttcactttttaattttttcattttttttttttttttttaaaatttttttaaaaaaaaaaatatttttttttttaaatagtttttttcaaggccgctccaaatttttttcaacaaaattctaaaattttctaaattattttttttttgttgaaaaaaataacaatttagggcaaaaaaataaaaaaaaaaaagttgaaatactttttcattaaaaataaaatttttgaaaaaaaaatggggggggcaaaaaaaatatttgaaattttttcaaaaaatttcaaaattcaaaatttttttcattttagttaaaaatttcaaaaaaaatttttttatatttttgttgttttgagttttttacatttatattttgtattaaaaaaaaaaaaatttaaaaaaaattttttgaaaaatttttgatcatagaaaataacttaaattttttttgaaaaaaaaattctaaaaatttttaaatgaaaaaaattttttgaaaaattcatgaaaaactatgataaaagatcaaaaaagggtcaattttgatgatattttcaacttttttttttattttgccccattggattttcgacttttaaaatggggtatgggacaaaaacatcaaaaaaaatttggagcggcctaatttttatttaaaaaaaaaaaaaactttttttacaaaaaattaatttttaaacatttttcatttgttgaaaaaaataacaatttaaaaatctttaaaaaaattttttttaatcaattttttttgatgttctaaaaatacaaagcgaaaaaatttttttgggacaaaaaattcgaaattaagtTAAAGAAGTCTgaatcatgagaaaaaaaatattttagcagaaaaaatttggaaactcttcaaatttcattattttttgtcaaaaaatttttcaaaaaatttaaattttgttaaaaaaaattctgaagtttgactttttgaaaattcactcctatgaagaacaaaaaattttaggccCGTATTTCAAAGACATCAAATAACggatttcaacttttttattatacattttaCATAATATAACAACAATTTCAGCTTCAAATACTCCGAAAAtggcaaaatataataaaatttcgaatggAATGTGCTTTTAAAGCCTTTTTAGAGGTGTAGCATGAcacttaattcattttttaaataagcattgagtatataaatatatttagattCACTTCAAGAGGTCCGCTAACGGATCATTTTGAACAACCGACGTGGTTTTCTTCACCGCACCAGTTTTTGTTCCCGATTCGACCTTATTCGATGATTTAGATTTGCctaaaaaacagaaatttattagaaaatttttgatttttagagaAACTCGAGGACAAACCTTTACTTGAAGCAGCTCCAAACAAGGAATCATCATCAGAATCGTCTCCAAAGAGACTGTCACTGGGCTTTGTGACTGAAGATTTCTTTTTGGGGACAGTCACTTTACTAAAAAGATCATCTCCGTCATCGTCACTGCCAAAAATGCTTTTGGATTGAACGGGTTTTGGTTCGGGCTTTGATATGTTTGAGCTTTTTGTTGCGGTGCTTGTGacaatttccttcttttttgatGTCTTGCCAGAAAAGAGATCGTCCTCGTCATCAGAATCGTCGAacaattttggtaattttgttgttttttgctcCTTTTTGGGCTCAGTTGGAGGTTTTTCGTCCTTTTTTGGTGCAGATTTTGGTTTTATTGTGGAAAAGAGGTCGTCGTCATCGCTGTCACTGGCAAAAACAGAAGATTTGGACTTCTCTTTGGGCTTAACTGCTGGTTCCACGGGCTTTGGAGGCTCAGCAACTTTAGTTTTGGGACGAGATACGATGGAAAATGGGTCGTCttcgtcatcatcgtcgtcgtcaaagAGCAAAGGCTTCCGATTTGGACTGGATTT
The sequence above is drawn from the Culicoides brevitarsis isolate CSIRO-B50_1 chromosome 1, AGI_CSIRO_Cbre_v1, whole genome shotgun sequence genome and encodes:
- the LOC134827834 gene encoding 3'(2'),5'-bisphosphate nucleotidase 1-like — encoded protein: MSLVQKPLVLQLLASSIKIAGHAGKIIRNVMEKGELGIVEKGVDDPQTEADRSSQRLILASLTKLFPKVKIIGEEGQSDLNVPKEWLITDVDEEFLASHECPAEFKDTKEDQIVVWVDPLDGTTEYTQGFLEHVTVLIGIAVNTRAVAGVIHQPYFKHSDNSVGRTIWGMKGVGIGGIATKQVPDNKLVVTTTRSHSNAIVQAALDAVNADEIIRVGGAGYKVLQLLEGKANAYVFASAGCKRWDTAAPEAILEAAGGILTNMKGEHYSYAADVHPVNKSGVLATTKEISHEKIVENIPKHVKEALSPQ
- the LOC134827829 gene encoding flap endonuclease GEN-like, which translates into the protein MGIKDLWNILTPYCERKPLHVLEGQKVGIDLSGWICESQCVVDYFVQPKMYLRNLFFRTAYLLLMDIQPVFILDGEAPKLKHLTIQKRNEIQFIGARPRPEGDSDSVKSKKKELKGRTRFKYVLKQCSDLLATLGISTIQAIGEAEALCAWLNKLGYLDGIISQDSDCFGYGATCVYRNFSVSKQGKTAAQGGSVDIYDMTRIWQALDIKQNKAVVLALLCGCDYCPGVDGIGKDSVLKLFAMYKDDEILQKMREWRDKNENLTATELKVDDKSYCNNCGHYGTAQKHSKSGCSSCRTSLGCDGSVWKEQRLIIKAELQIRKKALVQEDFPQEDIIEEFLQEPQLPDSRELDMDWKQPNIVKFVKTLSKLLQWPEIYCFQKILPILTRWQLTALSKDPHTKFTRGSVYPSKIVKKRVLKGVESYEILWEDTDKCFDAIFSVEEIKAFEIEHPKEGLDLLWSTVEPKILVEKAYPAIVERYLELTQKPKKTTTRRKKQVDGENTPRIRKKAKKAQNSSLNDMSGLIEAINDVEKSKKPTKKAPKKQLEKGIQPISKFLQLGALAQSTPTQKISPKTRTPLQIINRKREISFAINVPSDFSDDEDMSGSYIDVINGILEQKPDKSQLDGLKLFYDEPRVTQFLSKDDSVLLKSKKKSFRIDLSVCNNSIDDFLLKASQQNYIYEPEEAPATRDELNASYFFQGITENPGTEDLFEESVQILTTI
- the LOC134827836 gene encoding NADH dehydrogenase [ubiquinone] iron-sulfur protein 3, mitochondrial-like isoform X2, whose product is MASLLRSISLGLRTGANKGCVVRANPQFLARYLASDSAPAKKEETKPTIRKANPVEKAQLTDFGKYVADCLPKFVQKVQLTAGNELEILVAPEGVVPVMQFLKDHHNAQFSNLTDIAGMDVPCRPYRFEIIYNILSLRYNSRIRVKTYTDELTPVDSVNEVYKAANWYEREIWDMYGVFFANHPDLRRILTDYGFEGHPQRRDFPLSGYVELRYDDEKKRVVVEPLELAQEFRKFDLSAPWEQFPQFRNANPAVEAIETKNDDGKK
- the LOC134827836 gene encoding NADH dehydrogenase [ubiquinone] iron-sulfur protein 3, mitochondrial-like isoform X1, translating into MASLLRSISLGLRTGANKGCAVVRANPQFLARYLASDSAPAKKEETKPTIRKANPVEKAQLTDFGKYVADCLPKFVQKVQLTAGNELEILVAPEGVVPVMQFLKDHHNAQFSNLTDIAGMDVPCRPYRFEIIYNILSLRYNSRIRVKTYTDELTPVDSVNEVYKAANWYEREIWDMYGVFFANHPDLRRILTDYGFEGHPQRRDFPLSGYVELRYDDEKKRVVVEPLELAQEFRKFDLSAPWEQFPQFRNANPAVEAIETKNDDGKK